A window of Lysobacterales bacterium genomic DNA:
TTCAGCCGCGGCGGCACAGCCCGAAAACGCTCCCTGGACGAGCCTGCAGGCCGGCATCAGCGACGCTCCCGACACGCCGAACACCGACTTCATCCTGCTGACGCACGCCCGGCCGCATGACCGGCTGCCGCTGGGTCTCGACTTCTACGCCCTGAACGCCGGAAGCATCGGGCGACACGACAGCGCCCCCAGCGGCAGCGACCAGCGCGTGCACTTCGCATCGCTGCAGCTCGGCTATCGCTTCGGACGCTTCACCCTGTCCTCCGGCCTGGCCGCAGTCAGCCACGTCACCGACTATCTGAGCAGCGGCTACCAGTTCCACAGTCATCTGGGCATCCGCTTCGGCACTCTGATCGTTGGGCTGGGCCATCTTTCGAACGCCCGCACCCGACAGCCCAACAAAGGCGAGAGCTACCTGTCGATGGGCTTCCGCTTCTAACAGGGGCTGTTGAACAACCGCCTGCCGGGGAAGCTCCGATTCATCGGAGCTTCCGGCGCGCCAGGGATGGCGCGCACGCGGAACGAGCACGTCAGTGCTTGATCCGGGGTCAGCGAGTCCGGACCCGCGCCGGACTCGCGACGTCGAGTTGTTCAGACCTACCCTAGCTCGACCCAGAAGGGCCGAGTCGACAAGGCAAGCGCCTGAGTGATCGATGCGCTGGAAGGCGATACAGAGCCGTACGGGATCGCTGAACCGAAGAACTCCCAGGAAGGGAGTCTTTCAACACGCGGCTACGGCAGCACGGAGCAAACACTGACGCGCTCGATCAGCGGAGTGCGGCCTTCATGGGGGGCGGCAACGCCGAAAGCTCCAGACTTGCCTTGCCTTGCCTTGCCTTGCCTTGCCTTGCCTTGCCTTGCCTTGCCTTGCCTTGCCTTGCCTTGCCTTGCCTTGCCATGGCGTGGCATCGGCACTGCTGGCCTGTCTCTGCCCGCGCTCATTGCTCGCTGATGACGAAGCTACCGAAGGCCACACCGACGTCCCAGCCCGTGCCGGTGCCAGAAAGCGCGAGCGAGATCTCGCCCTTGGTGACGACTTGGCCCTTCGCCGAGCGCCCTGCCCCGGCATGGGCTTCGGCGCTGGCGTAGCCACCGATCAGATCGCGGATGTCGTCCACGCCCGAAAATTCGCCGACGCCGTTCTCGATCCGCGACTTGCCGAAGGAGATGCCGCCACCGCGCGCCTCCAGCCGCACGCGCATGGACTGGCCGTTGTTGCAGGTGATGCTGCCTTCGCCGCTGGAGCGCTTGTAGAAGGCAGACCAACCCGAAAGATTGAAGCGCATCTCGCAGTCGACGCTGCCGGCGCGAGCCTGCACGGGCAGCGCAAGCGCCGCAGCGACTGCAATTGCGAGCAAGCGATGGAAAGTGAGTTGCATGGCGGGCACCCCGAGTGCGGAAGACGTGCGCAAGGCTAACCCAGGCGGCTCGAAGTGGGGATCGACCGGGCTCCGCGTGAGTGCAGGATGCTCAGCGTCGACACGCTTCGGGGCAGAAATCCCCGGCGGAATCCCGACTTTGCCGCGACCCGAAGCGGCAGCGCCGCGCGTTCGGGCATGACCAGCGCTGCATGCCGCGTTCTCAAGCCGGCACGCGGCGAGCGACGCGCTCAGAAGCGCTCACCGGAAGGCAGGTAACGCCAGCAGGCGTCAGGCAGTTTGGCCAAGGGCACGCGCCCCAAACGAATGCGCTTGGTCGAAAGCACGCGCAAGCCCACCTGCGCACACATCCAGCTCAGCTGGCCCGGGCGCACATCCTTGATCGCAAAGCGCAGCCGCGTTTCGTTCTGCCAGCTGACCTTGCAGGGTGCCAGCGCGCGGCCTTCGAAGCTCAATCCGTGACTCAGACGATGGAGACCGTAGGCAGCGACGCTGCCCTCCACCTCGACGATGAATTCCTGCTCGATGCGCGCCCCCTCCTCGCGCACGCGATGCAACAGGCGGCCATCCTGGGTGAAGGGCTGCAGGCCGCTGGCCCCACGCTCAAGCGGCAACAGCGGCGACAGCCTGCGCAGATGGCGACGCAGCAAACGG
This region includes:
- a CDS encoding RNA-binding protein; protein product: MSEPIRLSKRVIELTGCSRAQAERYVESGCVSVDGEVIDRPEHPVSSERVQVDLDAAAAPSEPMTLLLHKPADVEVVPALVAAERHWAEDSSGIRLLRRHLRRLSPLLPLERGASGLQPFTQDGRLLHRVREEGARIEQEFIVEVEGSVAAYGLHRLSHGLSFEGRALAPCKVSWQNETRLRFAIKDVRPGQLSWMCAQVGLRVLSTKRIRLGRVPLAKLPDACWRYLPSGERF
- a CDS encoding acyloxyacyl hydrolase; amino-acid sequence: MQTTPSTQVRRALATVGLVLALSLKPASAAAAQPENAPWTSLQAGISDAPDTPNTDFILLTHARPHDRLPLGLDFYALNAGSIGRHDSAPSGSDQRVHFASLQLGYRFGRFTLSSGLAAVSHVTDYLSSGYQFHSHLGIRFGTLIVGLGHLSNARTRQPNKGESYLSMGFRF